In one window of Oncorhynchus kisutch isolate 150728-3 linkage group LG16, Okis_V2, whole genome shotgun sequence DNA:
- the LOC109879358 gene encoding striated muscle preferentially expressed protein kinase-like isoform X1 yields the protein MSTNPKKMAEGGTHLSPGIPSKRAKVSQDQVVPDTGDPGRTPPVFLRKLRKAAVGTGCDIRLRVSVGGQPAPSLFWYRNNDLLAPPGEKDVGGLWIRDCKASDAGLYTCVASNCLGEAQSSALLAVMDLGEDSETTEDEATEPQVPIETKEGPGGRHQDKAGRRVPAGEGCRMMDSSPDRRATLPGGHDPVVERELMALGSRPPGAQDPTHPGRIPSPSLPQTQTGPSFSPASPQSSQTVSQPTTSLSSHKNSVITHSTQDPSLGGAVVKNKKLPGMFSGASSHTSSSGSSGGKTPKLVRAAPKIFDKIKEFEQKVSEVSAGVRSGRSFGRAASCDLEGVSKEEGTSQPDAAASRRSTFGKKRASSLEDKPSYQQRVQSFQNKFTEELARIKKLVGRPNLKKAYSTEQLPQMERQSVGELEPIPPQVVKKLEERAKVLEERGLLGKSIEESVSTRKSSQSHEKGLTDQRNVPQREQHDSVSASAQPSESKSVGKGSVSMETVLVNQLPGQRSPSSRVTRKSPTREGLRSSPTVVKPPHTAEEQPPVSPTPKRPLADKELEQPPPRMDHPGSPTPTTQRAPPTYPKGPSSPKELEKPLHHRRPPSPRSPSPTMQRGPSPTNAKEPASAYPPKPPRLSPTPISTPSISPLTKRRKGEPGRMSPSLKMTIPTILVEDELMEMEEEEAGEKREREKTRRAGKKEGRASKTQKKGKVSGKSWESQPMSPETGDNSDDSYMSADEGPAEKPAFERPLGDTIATSGSEVLLKCVITGSPLPIVTWKKSDVLIRSSPSHVVRAEGEQHSLLITQMRSGDAGTYCVTADNAAGKASCNATLYIKSELTQVHGGKPSSLPLVEVTSPLQSDEEYLSPLEEVMEIGEPPSRGVGPQSKYAFFKDPPSFQAALNDHGVTEGQEVTMSVKVRGQPKPMVYWLRDKVTLKTNGRFIVRETEDGRSEMIITSAQRSDAGLYTCKIINEYGTKQSECKLEVKASPAQEALAIIREVRDVAVTAGESAMFECHMTGPLDVEVDWLSNGKLVQPALLNCKMTFNGKRCRLLLNSVHEDDSGTYTCKLSTAKEELTSSAHLKVTPTREPLFTRNLDILEVIEGRTARFDCKVSGSPPPIVTWNHFENPVEESENVRLLQEGGRYSLVITHVSSDTEGFYTAVAKNAHGKAESTAELYTQEPRPAISSHMAKLEKMPSIAEEPEVLESEVEQEQRTMPDFVKPLADLEMIEGKEAALKCKVAGLPYPTIAWYHNGKKIHSTDDRKMTQHRDVHSLVIRCVCHGHGGVYKSVISNKVGKAACYAHLYITGMDGDHPPAITATDIVPDPPDGPPVVESITGKTITLSWRKPKRLDTSIDGSSLMYAVQQQPLGSIQWSIIATNLRETTYTVTGLSKGVRYAFRVLAATAKLLSKPSPSTDLVQLMDRGPYQRKAPIILDKPDVVYVVENQSVSITLTLNHVNTVVTWKRRGVVLLNKPGMFEMSMPDDDQHTLKIQRVKSTDTGQLVCTANNQFGSDLCTILLAMAVRPKFESIMEDLEIHVGETSRFAVVVEGQPDPDILWYKDDTLLSESSHFTFVYDDTECSLVVLNARPEDSGVYTCTAKNLAGQISCKAELTVHKVRKEVEPMEDEGSILRKMRRLTDYYDVHKEIGRGAFSYVKRVSEKKGKVEYAAKFVSARAKRKALALREMNLLSELNHEKILSFHDAFEKKNMVVIITELCHEELLDRMTKKTTVMESEIRSSIQQVLEGVSYLHQKDIAHLDIKPENILMAGRHSDKIRICDFGNAVKLGTNEAHYCKYGTPEFVAPEIVNQTPVSKATDIWPIGVITYLCLTGVSPFAGENDRCTVLNIRNQNVAFEESMFADLCREAKGFVIKLLVADRLRPNATESLRHPWFKTSIKDKSINTAILKQVLSRRRWQRSLISYKSKMVMRSIPELLNDSSNHISIAVARHLKEGSPPPSSSSDSDQDVDELPFIPMPLSMVFSGSRVSLNEIPGDEDVTGLPSRDNGTVEGAWLTRHREQPIEEVVSKKEVKELGRSRGTRKRVTTEEDGGSSEEEKTAVKTKRVPMKKGSSVEEDDTQLKSRRATMRRGSSADSALLLHIEPEEGAVEEGKEDNGKKSLKKAVSMELPNRSPSPGAAKMSQEDYALKLELMRQRLLRGGNSKSGLRGPLLETLGMDDERRTSSLDRNLRRSRVGAPERSLARAASTESAVEDTSKSKMVQKSSSFSQGDSEPIPLHRQFGAPLEIPTSTSSHSTERRESAERTQGIERNSQGKDLQEATSISAITEQTRLDSRPYSHGPSSSIQPTLAKEDQRAREKPEEKMKSKSEETSERDEEMERRTKAQERVDRHESKREISQGRSPTVLAPVIVIEEEDTEEDEQKDKQEIELKKEEVKAKGCDSPRVTPTGKTSAYANVMQTIVVPSGKPDSSQRSQSTPSPTFPEHPAVFAKVATERPTSPTISTSSSTVPVRPTTSRQPTTPLRTDIKDIDSEEVFESRFKKRESSLTRGLRRLTRTKSEEKSPTLPRKTGEGEEVYRPGRLGAPLEMVPQGLQEKSKSVQDLREVERDTGSLGIIGRFSMRTKRTPSIDKKEEKSKETEPAASKRRVSWAIGRSKSLDTTDLDNIEARREQEVRERKKMEESSVFAMRRKFENKVAGISASLRSKSEERKEEKEAKRRVEEEKSRKYAEEKDFKKVSDSPILAMRKKFENKVAGISGKVRSQSEDRKETEEEKPEGKKTPLFSRHRHSQSEGRGLKEMGIPENQLAKQTNKESKVSKESIGSASSLHSEKSKSQKSLTPETDRRSRWDRWGLGRSRKDKTPSQTDLPSAKDEGSSGSLQYSRTSSNFPPVFLIKLRDHVLLEGDPVTLSCLPAGSPHPQISWTKDKRPLEMDDRMSLISCPDGRQLVTIMKTSRRDAGLYECVASNPLASVTSSCTLSLACVPKRPGTPEVPQTYNNTALVLWKPADTKPPCSYSLERKTEGDANWLIIATGVADCYYNVTDLPPGGAFRFRVACVNKAGQGPYSNTSDKVSLDSTVGVSSPAVAIVKTISSPPSHPAPAATTLVTVIPKVKPAVMQPPGKTVSTVSPSSPSLTQTSLTFPAPTAALSPSTPSAPASPAITTPPTEPLTVTPTTPPTLPSPPVVKPPPFVLPKPQSPVNVVPPMTQTPPISPPLPLVTPPSTPTKPVMASVPTYATARMAPSLLPAPSFSPQVLQVSSLSPIGEGQGTPVRGTPRDRTTLKPGETALRQGVPQKPYTFLDEKARGRFGVVRECRENATGHVFMAKIIPYDQETKKSILQEYEILKSLHNDKVMTLHEAYVTPRYLVLVAEYCTGKELLHSLIDRFRYSEDDVVCYLVQLLQGLEYLHNRRVLHLDIKPDNVMVTNLNVIKIVDFGSAQNFNPLSLKQYNSGLGTLEYMSPEMVKGDVVGPPADIWSLGVLTYVMLSGRLPFQDKDPQQTETKIQIAKFDPTKLYPNVSQSASMFLKKMLSSYAWARLSTKDCFTHAWLQDSYLMKLRRQTLTFTTTKLKEFLGEHHRRRTEVATKHRVLLRSYSSSASSTTSTTPNLPK from the exons TCTCCAAAGAGGAGGGGACAAGCCAGCCGGATGCCGCGGCCTCGAGGCGCTCCACATTCGGAAAGAAGAGGGCCTCGTCTCTGGAGGACAAACCAAGCTACCAGCAGAGGGTCCAGAGCTTCCAGAACAAGTTCACAGAGGAGCTGGCCAGGATCAAGAAGCTGGTGGGGAGGCCCAACCTGAAAAAGGCCTACTCCACCGAGCAGTTGCCCCAGATGGAGAGACAGTCCGTGGGCGAGCTGGAGCCCATTCCCCCTCAGGTGGTCAAGAAGCTGGAAGAGAGGGCGAAGgtcctggaggagagaggactattAGGGAAGAGCATTGAAGAGAGTGTTTCAACCCGAAAATCATCCCAATCCCATGAGAAGGGTCTGACAGATCAAAGGAATGTTCCTCAACGGGAGCAGCATGATTCAGTTTCAGCGTCAGCTCAGCCGTCTGAGTCTAAAAGTGTGGGGAAAGGCTCTGTTTCCATGGAGACAGTACTGGTTAACCAGTTACCAGGACAACGATCACCCTCATCAAGAGTCACGCGGAAAAGCCCAACCAG GGAAGGCCTTCGGAGCTCTCCCACAGTGGTGAAGCCTCCACACACGGCCGAGGAACAACCACCTGTATCTCCAACACCCAAAAGGCCTTTGGCTGATAAAGAGCTGGAGCAGCCTCCACCCAGGATGGACCACCCCGGGTCTCCAACTCCTACCACACAAAGAGCACCGCCTACCTACCCCAAAGGGCCTTCCTCTCCTAAAGAGCTTGAGAAACCTCTACACCACCGCAGGCCTCCAAGCCCCAGGTCTCCAAGCCCCACCATGCAGAGAGGACCATCACCGACCAATGCCAAAGAGCCAGCCTCTGCCTATCCCCCCAAGCCACCACGGCTGTCCCCCACCCCGATCTCCACCCCTTCCATCAGCCCTCTAACgaagagaaggaagggagagcCAGGGAGGATGTCTCCCTCGCTGAAGATGACCATTCCTACCATCCTGGTGGAGGACGAGCTCATGGaaatggaagaggaggaggccggagagaagagagagagagaaaagacgagAAGAGCAGGGAAGAAGGAGGGCAGGGCTTCCAAGACTCAGAAGAAGGGAAAAGTCTCGGGAAAGTCTTGGGAAAGTCAGCCTATGTCTCCTGAGACAG GAGACAATTCAGATGACTCTTACATGTCGGCAGATGAGGGGCCAGCTGAGAAACCAGCTTTTGAGAGGCCCCTGGGGGACACCATCGCCACCTCTGGCTCTGAGGTCCTGCTCAAATGTGTCATCACTGGCAGCCCCCTCCCAATAG TGACTTGGAAGAAGAGTGACGTTCTGATAAGGAGCAGCCCGTCCCATGTGGTCAGGGCTGAGGGGGAGCAGCACTCCCTACTGATAACCCAGATGAGGTCTGGAGACGCTGGGACGTACTGCGTCACCGCTGACAACGCGGCAGGGAAAGCATCCTGCAACGCCACGCTCTACATCAAATCAG AGCTGACCCAGGTGCATGGTGGGAAGCCGAGCAGCTTGCCCCTGGTGGAGGTCACGAGTCCCCTCCAATCAGACGAGGAGTACCTGAGCCCCCTGGAGGAGGTCATGGAGATTGGAGAACCACCCTCACGAGGGGTGGGGCCACAGTCTAAATATGCCTTCTTCAAAGATCCTCCCTCCTTTCAG GCAGCACTGAATGACCACGGGGTGACAGAGGGACAGGAGGTTACCATGTCTGTCAAAGTCAGAGGACAGCCTAAACCTATGGTGTACTG GTTGAGGGACAAAGTGACCCTAAAAACCAATGGAAGATTCATTGTGCGTGAGACAGAGGACGGCCGCAGTGAAATGATCATAACTTCAGCACAGAGATCTGATGCAGGACTCTACACCTGCAAGATCATCAACGAATACGGAACCAAGCAGAGCGAATGCAAACTAGAGGTCAAAG CCTCCCCGGCACAGGAAGCCCTGGCCATCATCAGAGAGGTGCGAGACGTGGCAGTGACGGCCGGAGAGTCGGCCATGTTTGAGTGTCACATGACCGGGCCTCTGGATGTGGAGGTAGACTGGCTGTCCAATGGGAAACTGGTTCAGCCGGCACTCCTCAACTGCAAGATGACCTTTAACGGGAAGAG GTGCCGGCTGCTGTTAAACTCAGTACATGAAGACGACAGTGGAACCTACACCTGCAAGCTGAGCACTGCCAAAG AGGAGTTGACCTCCAGTGCCCACCTAAAGGTCACTCCCACCAGGGAGCCCCTGTTCACCCGCAATCTGGACATCCTGGAGGTCATAGAGGGTCGCACCGCCCGTTTTGATTGCAAGGTCAGCGGGTCCCCACCTCCCATCGTTACCTGGAACCATTTCG AAAACCCGGTGGAGGAGAGTGAGAATGTGCGTCTCCTGCAGGAAGGAGGCCGTTACTCATTGGTCATCACCCACGTCAGCAGCGACACGGAGGGCTTCTACACAGCCGTCGCTAAGAACGCACACGGAAAGGCGGAGTCCACAGCCGAACTCTACACGCAGGAACCGCGGCCCGCGATCTCTTCTCACAT GGCGAAGCTGGAGAAGATGCCTTCCATCGCTGAGGAGCCGGAGGTTCTGGAGAGCGAGGTGGAGCAGGAGCAGAGGACCATGCCTGACTTCGTCAAGCCCCTGGCTGACCTGGAGATGATCGAGGGGAAGGAGGCGGCGCTAAAGTGTAAGGTGGCGGGCCTGCCCTACCCCACCATCGCCTGGTACCACAACGGCAAGAAGATACACAGCACAGACGACAGGAAGATGACCCAGC acAGGGATGTCCACAGTCTGGTCATCCGCTGTGTGTGTCACGGCCACGGGGGCGTCTACAAGAGTGTCATCTCCAACAAAGTGGGGAAGGCAGCCTGCTATGCACACCTCTACATCACAGGTATGGATGGGGACCATCCACCAGCAATCACAGCAACAG ATATTGTTCCTGATCCCCCCGATGGTCCTCCAGTGGTAGAGTCCATAACAGGGAAGACCATAACACTCAGCTGGAGGAAACCAAAGAGGCTTGACACTTCCATAG ATGGCAGTTCTTTGATGTATGCAGTGCAGCAGCAGCCTCTGGGTTCCATCCAGTGGAGCATCATAGCCACCAACCTGAGAGAGACCACCTACACAGTCACCGGTCTCTCCAAGGGAGTCCGCTATGCCTTCAGGGTCCTAGCGGCCACCGCCAAGCTCCTCAGCAAACCCTCCCCCTCCACTGACCTGGTGCAGCTCATGGATAGAG GTCCCTATCAGAGGAAAGCTCCCATCATCCTGGACAAGCCTGACGTTGTGTACGTGGTGGAGAACCAGTCCGTGAGCATCACCCTCACCCTTAACCACGTCAATACTGTGGTCACCtggaagaggaggggagtggtttTGCTCAACAAGCCAGGGATGTTTGAGATGAGCATGCCAGACGACGACCAACACACCCTAAAGATCCAGAGGGTGAAGAGCACTGACACTGGTCAGCTGGTCTGTACAGCCAACAACCAGTTTGGCAGCGACCTCTGTACCATCCTACTGGCCATGGCAG TGCGTCCTAAATTTGAGTCCATCATGGAGGACTTGGAAATACATGTAGGAGAGACATCTCGCTTTGCTGTGGTTGTCGAGGGACAACCCGATCCTGATATTCTGTGGTACAAG GATGACACTCTGCTGTCAGAGAGCAGTCACTTCACCTTTGTGTACGATGATACGGAGTGTTCCCTGGTGGTGCTGAACGCCCGGCCTGAGGACTCAGGGGTGTACACCTGCACCGCCAAGAACCTGGCTGGGCAAATCTCCTGCAAGGCTGAACTCACCGTCCACAAAG TGAGGAAGGAGGTGGAGCCCATGGAGGATGAGGGGTCCATtttgaggaagatgaggaggctGACGGATTACTACGATGTACACAAGGAGATAGGACG TGGGGCGTTCTCCTATGTGAAGAGGGTGTCTGAGAAGAAGGGGAAGGTGGAGTACGCGGCCAAGTTTGTGTCTGCAAGGGCCAAGAGGAAGGCCTTGGCCCTGAGAGAGATGAACCTTCTGTCAGAGCTGAACCACGAGAAAATCCTCTCCTTCCATGACGCCTTTGAGAAGAAGAACATGGTTGTCATCATCACTGAGCT ATGCCATGAGGAACTTCTGGACCGAATGACCAAGAAGACTACTGTCATGGAGTCCGAG ATCCGGTCCAGTATTCAGCAGGTGCTTGAAGGGGTCAGCTACCTTCACCAGAAAGACATTGCTCATCTTGACATCAAG CCTGAGAACATCCTCATGGCAGGCCGACACAGTGACAAGATCCGCATCTGTGACTTTGGCAATGCCGTCAAGCTGGGGACCAATGAAGCCCACTACTGCAAATATGGCACTCCGGAATTTGTTGCCCCGGAGATCGTTAACCAAACGCCGGTCTCCAAGGCAACAGACATCTG GCCTATTGGGGTTATCACTTACCTATG CCTGACTGGTGTGTCTCCTTTTGCTGGGGAGAACGACAGATGCACCGTCCTCAACATCAGGAACCAAAATGTGGCTTTTGAGGAGAGTATGTTTGCTGACCTCTGTAGAGAGGCCAAGGGATTCGTCATCAAACTGCTGGTGGCTGACAGACT GAGGCCTAACGCTACAGAGAGCCTTCGCCACCCGTGGTTCAAGACTTCAATAAAAGACAAGAGCATCAACACAGCGATCCTAAAACAGGTCTTATCTCGAAGACGTTGGCAG CGTTCCCTCATCAGCTACAAATCCAAGATGGTGATGCGCTCCATCCCTGAGCTTCTCAACGACTCGTCCAACCACATCTCTATCGCTGTGGCCCGTCACCTCAAAGAGGGCTCGCCcccaccctcctcatcctctgatTCAGACCAAGATGTGGACGAACTCCCCTTCATCCCCATGCCTCTATCTATGGTCTTCTCCGGCTCCAGGGTCTCCCTCAACGAGATACCAGGTGACGAGGACGTCACAGGACTGCCTTCCAGGGACAATGGGACAGTGGAAGGGGCGTGGTTAACCCGGCACAGGGAACAGCCCATAGAGGAGGTGGTGTCCAAAAAGGAGGTCAAGGAATTAGGAAGAAGCAGAGGAACGAGAAAAAGGGTAACAACCGAGGAAGATGGCGGGTCTTCGGAAGAGGAGAAGACTGCAGTGAAAACGAAGAGAGTCCCCATGAAGAAGGGCTCAAGTGTGGAGGAGGATGACACTCAGTTGAAGTCCCGGAGAGCGACAATGAGGAGGGGCAGTTCAGCTGACTCGGCCCTGCTTCTACACATTGAGCCAGAGGAGGGGGCCGTGGAGGAGGGCAAGGAAGACAACGGCAAAAAAAGCCTTAAAAAGGCCGTTTCCATGGAGCTACCAAATCGGAGCCCTAGCCCTGGGGCGGCTAAGATGAGCCAGGAGGACTATGCCCTCAAACTGGAGCTGATGAGACAGAGGTTGCTGAGGGGAGGCAACAGCAAAAGTGGCCTGCGAGGTCCCCTGCTGGAGACCCTAGGAATGGACGACGAGAGGCGAACCTCGTCCCTGGACCGAAACTTGAGGAGATCCAGGGTGGGGGCGCCAGAGCGGTCGCTGGCCAGAGCAGCATCTACCGAAAGTGCAGTGGAGGACACATCCAAATCCAAAATGGTCCAGAAGAGTTCCTCTTTCAGTCAGGGAGACTCGGAGCCCATTCCCCTACACCGGCAGTTTGGAGCCCCCTTAGAGATCCCCACTAGCACATCTAGCCACagcactgagaggagagagagtgctgAAAGGACCCAGGGCATTGAGAGGAACTCACAGGGGAAAGACCTCCAGGAGGCCACTTCCATATCAGCAATTACGGAACAGACCAGGCTGGATTCCAGACCTTACTCTCATGGGCCCTCCTCCTCCATACAGCCCACCTTAGCCAAAGAGGACCAACGAGCGAGGGAAAAGCCAGAGGAGAAGATGAAGAGCAAGTCTGAGGAGACTTCtgaaagagatgaagagatggagagaaggaccaAAGCACAGGAGAGGGTTGATAGACACGAGTCGAAGAGGGAGATTTCCCAGGGCAGGTCTCCTACTGTGTTAGCTCCTGTGATCgtcatagaggaggaggatactGAGGAAGATGAACAGAAAGATAAGCAGGAGATAGAGTTAAAGAAAGAAGAGGTGAAAGCAAAAGGTTGTGATTCTCCAAGGGTTACGCCTACAGGAAAAACGTCTGCGTATGCCAACGTGATGCAAACTATTGTAGTACCATCTGGAAAACCTGACAGCAGCCAGAGATCTCAATCTACACCTAGCCCCACATTTCCTGAACACCCTGCCGTCTTCGCTAAGGTGGCCACCGAACGCCCAACAAGCCCAACCATCTCGACTAGCTCGTCTACGGTCCCAGTCCGCCCCACTACCTCACGCCAACCTACCACGCCCCTCAGAACAGATATCAAGGACATCGACTCGGAGGAAGTCTTTGAATCCAGGTTCAAGAAGCGTGAGTCATCCCTTACCCGTGGGCTCCGGAGACTTACCAGGACCAAATCAGAAGAGAAGTCCCCGACCCTTCCCCGTAAGACAGGCGAGGGTGAGGAGGTATACCGGCCGGGGCGTCTTGGGGCTCCGCTGGAGATGGTGCCCCAAGGATTGCAGGAGAAGTCCAAGTCCGTCCAGGActtgagggaggtggagagagacacaggctCCCTGGGCATCATTGGACGGTTTTCCATGCGCACCAAGAGGACCCCATCCATAGATAAAAAGGAGGAGAAGTCAAAGGAGACTGAGCCTGCGGCCAGTAAGCGCAGGGTGTCCTGGGCCATAGGCCGCAGTAAGAGTCTGGACACGACAGACCTGGACAATATAGAGGCTCGGAGAGAGCAGGAGGTGAGAGAACGCAAAAAGATGGAGGAGTCGTCTGTCTTCGCCATGCGGCGGAAGTTCGAGAACAAAGTAGCGGGTATCTCAGCCAGTTTGAGGAGCAAgtcagaggaaaggaaggaggagaaagaggccAAGCGACGCGTGGAGGAAGAGAAAAGTCGGAAATATGCAGAAGAAAAGGATTTTAAGAAGGTCAGCGATTCCCCCATCTTGGCGATGAGAAAGAAGTTTGAGAACAAGGTGGCAGGAATTTCTGGGAAAGTCCGAAGCCAGTCAGAGGATAGAAAAGAGACGGAGGAAGAGAAGCCAGAGGGAAAGAAAACTCCACTGTTTTCCCGTCATCGACATTCCCAGTCCGAGGGAAGAGGTCTCAAAGAGATGGGGATCCCAGAGAATCAGCTAGCCAAACAGACAAACAAAGAATCCAAAGTGTCCAAGGAATCCATTGGGTCTGCATCAAGCCTTCATTCCGAAAAGTCAAAAAGTCAAAAGTCGCTCA CTCCAGAGACTGACAGGCGGTCGCGGTGGGACAGGTGGGGTCTGGGCAGGAGCAGGAAGGATAAGACCCCCTCTCAGACTGACCTCCCCTCAGCCAAAGATGAGGGGTCATCAGGCAGCCTGCAGTACTCCCGCACTTCCTCTA ACTTCCCTCCTGTGTTCCTCATCAAGCTGAGGGACCACGTCTTACTGGAGGGTGACCCTGTCACTCTTAGCTGCCTCCCGGCTGGCAGCCCCCACCCACAAATCAGCTGGACTAAAG ATAAGAGACCACTGGAGATGGACGACAGGATGAGTCTGATCTCCTGTCCAGACGGCAGGCAGCTCGTTACGATCATGAAGACCAGCAGGAGGGACGCAGGGCTCTATGAGTGTGTGGCCAGTAACCCCTTAGCCAGCGTCACCAGCTCCTGCACACTGTCCCTGGCCT GTGTCCCCAAAAGGCCAGGCACCCCGGAGGTTCCCCAGACGTACAACAACACAGCCCTGGTGCTATGGAAACCAGCTGACACCAAGCCCCCCTGTAGCTACTCTCTGGAGAGGAAGACAGAAG GTGATGCCAACTGGCTGATCATAGCGACTGGAGTGGCTGACTGTTACTACAACGTCACAGACCTGCCACCAGGGGGCGCCTTTAGGTTCAGAGTGGCCTGCGTCAACAAGGCAGGACAGGGACCCTACAGCAACACATCGGACAAAGTCAGCCTGGACTCAACAG TAGGCGTGTCCTCTCCAGCAGTGGCCATTGTGAAGACAatctcctcacctccctcccaccctgcccCAGCAGCTACCACCTTAGTGACTGTTATCCCAAAGGTCAAACCAGCAGTAATGCAACCTCCTGGTAAAACGGtgtccactgtctctccctcttcacccTCCCTTACACAGACGTCTCTAACCTTCCCTGCTCCCACcgcagctctctctccctctacacctTCGGCCCCCGCCAGCCCTGCCATCACAACCCCTCCAACTGAACCCCTGACGGtcacccctaccacccctccaacTCTCCCCTCCCCGCCTGTAGTCAAACCTCCTCCCTTCGTCCTCCCCAAACCCCAGAGTCCTGTCAACGTGGTCCCACCCATGACCCAAACCCcgcccatctctccccctctccctctcgttACACCTCCTTCCACCCCCACCAAGCCCGTCATGGCATCCGTTCCTACCTACGCCACTGCCCGTATGGCCCCCAGCCTCCTCCCggccccctccttctccccccaagTGCTCCAGGTCAGCAGTCTGAGCCCAATAGGGGAGGGGCAGGGCACCCCTGTTCGAGGGACCCCCAGGGACCGCACCACACTCAAGCCGGGTGAGACAGCTCTACGACAGGGAGTCCCACAGAAGCCCTACACCTTCCTGGATGAGAAAGCCAG AGGGCGGTTCGGTGTGGTCCGGGAGTGTCGAGAGAACGCCACAGGACACGTCTTCATGGCTAAGATCATTCCGTACGACCAGGAGACTAAGAAGTCCATCCTGCAGGAGTATGAGATCCTCAAGTCTCTCCACAACGACAAGGTCATGACCCTCCACGAGGCCTACGTCACCCCACGTTACCTGGTGCTGGTGGCTGAGTACTGCACTGGCAAGGAGCTGCTCCACagccttatagacag GTTCCGTTACTCGGAGGATGACGTGGTGTGTTACCTGgttcagctccttcagggtttgGAGTACCTCCACAACAGACGCGTCCTCCATCTAGACATCAAGCCTGACAACGTCATGGTCACCAACCTCAATGTCATCAAGATCGTAGACTTTGGCAGCGCGCAGAACttcaaccctctctccctcaaacAATACAACAGCGGCCTGGGCACACTGGAGTATATGT CTCCGGAGATGGTGAAAGGTGATGTGGTCGGCCCTCCAGCTGACATCTGGAGCCTGGGGGTTCTAACCTACGTCAT GCTTAGCGGTAGGCTGCCCTTTCAGGACAAAGACCCACAGCAGACTGAGACCAAAATCCAGATTGCCAAGTTTGACCCGACCAAGCTCTACCCCAACGTGTCCCAAAGTGCCTCGATGTTCCTCAAGAAGATGCTGAGTAGCTATGCCTG GGCCCGTCTGAGCACCAAGGACTGTTTCACCCACGCATGGCTGCAGGACTCGTACCTGATGAAGCTGAGGAGACAGACGCTCACCTTCACCACTACCAAGCTGAAAGAGTTCCTGGGGGAGCACCATCGACGTCGCACCGAGGTCGCCACCAAACACAGGGTCCTCCTACGCTCCTACTCCAGCTCAGCTTCTTCAACCACATCGACCACACCAAACCTACCTAAGTGA